From Rhodopirellula islandica, the proteins below share one genomic window:
- a CDS encoding DUF1549 and DUF1553 domain-containing protein: protein MSDRLSRRLSPIHVAIAATLLGIVYQSTVGPGKVFADPTQPATASNTTLPNRSELPASVETPVSFELDVQPILAAQGCNAGACHGKQRGQNGFQLSLLGFDSNFDYDAIARQARGRRLTIRAPESSLLVQKATAELPHGGGRKIEVGSPAYQTLTAWIRQGAPRRLEDEPTLTSVEIAETEFLLKPSETAQLAVLARYSDGSQRDVTSMTGYLSNDTAITSVDATGKLVAGPIPGETAVMARYMNHICVANVSIPRTTELPEGFYDQQPRANFIDDLVHDKLNQLQIQVSDPASESTFLRRVYTDVIGRAPTADEAREFIESQDPDKRKKLVDQLLDQPEYIDHWANQWADLLRPNPYRVGIKAVLNYDNWIRQQFRENVPYDEFARRLITAKGSTWHNGAVTLFRDRRSPDEVATLVSQLFLGVRLECAKCHHHPFEKWSQHDFYSFAAYFGRVGRKGKGLSPPISGGEEIVYVSTKGSVKHPVTDEVLPPSPLFGTADVAEGSDPREALAEWMTSPDNDYFAQVQVNRVWAQLMGRGIVDPVDDLRSTNPPSNPALLDALAEHFQQSGFDQKDLIKTIVLSNVYSLSSVPNETNAADRLNYSRHYRHRLRAEVLAQAVADVTETSESFSALAPESRANQVWTHRIDSTFLDTFGRPDENKDPPCERIPDSSVTQTLHLMNARELDARVRSDSGRAARLANSDSSPADIVTDLYLAIFSRMPNDEERSYAETLIRDSSKKTASKEDTANQSGDKEQKETTDEGRRRVIEDLMWAMMNSPEFIIQN from the coding sequence CATCGCCGCGACGTTGTTGGGGATTGTCTATCAAAGCACTGTCGGCCCCGGCAAAGTGTTCGCGGATCCGACCCAGCCAGCGACTGCGTCCAATACGACGCTGCCGAACCGCTCAGAATTGCCCGCCAGCGTGGAAACGCCGGTCAGTTTTGAACTGGACGTGCAACCGATCCTAGCCGCTCAAGGCTGCAACGCAGGTGCCTGCCACGGCAAACAACGCGGACAGAATGGGTTCCAACTTTCGCTGCTGGGGTTTGATTCCAACTTCGATTATGACGCGATTGCCCGACAGGCTCGCGGACGGCGGCTCACCATCCGGGCTCCTGAATCCAGTTTGTTGGTTCAAAAAGCGACGGCAGAATTGCCTCATGGTGGCGGGCGAAAAATCGAAGTCGGCTCGCCGGCCTACCAGACACTGACCGCTTGGATTCGCCAAGGAGCACCGCGTCGACTGGAAGACGAACCCACGTTGACTTCCGTCGAAATTGCTGAGACCGAGTTTCTACTCAAGCCATCCGAAACAGCTCAGCTTGCTGTCTTGGCTCGCTACAGCGACGGCAGCCAGCGAGATGTCACCTCGATGACCGGCTACCTTTCCAACGACACCGCAATCACATCGGTCGATGCCACGGGAAAACTCGTTGCCGGACCGATTCCTGGCGAGACCGCCGTGATGGCCCGCTACATGAATCACATTTGTGTGGCCAACGTCAGCATCCCACGAACGACGGAGTTGCCCGAAGGATTCTACGACCAACAACCGCGTGCCAACTTCATCGATGATTTGGTCCACGACAAACTGAATCAACTTCAGATCCAGGTTTCCGATCCGGCCAGCGAATCAACGTTCTTGCGACGTGTGTACACCGACGTGATCGGACGAGCACCGACGGCGGACGAGGCTCGCGAATTCATTGAGTCTCAAGATCCCGACAAACGCAAGAAGCTTGTCGACCAACTTCTCGATCAACCGGAATACATCGATCACTGGGCCAACCAATGGGCCGACCTGCTGCGTCCCAATCCCTATCGTGTCGGGATCAAAGCGGTCCTGAACTATGACAACTGGATCCGTCAGCAGTTCCGAGAAAACGTTCCCTACGACGAGTTTGCACGACGTCTGATCACGGCCAAAGGCAGCACGTGGCACAACGGCGCCGTGACTCTGTTCCGAGATCGACGCAGTCCCGATGAAGTCGCCACGCTGGTCAGCCAACTGTTTCTCGGCGTTCGTTTGGAATGTGCCAAGTGCCACCATCATCCATTCGAAAAATGGAGCCAACACGACTTCTATTCCTTCGCCGCCTACTTCGGCAGAGTCGGCCGCAAAGGCAAAGGATTGTCGCCACCGATCTCGGGTGGTGAAGAGATCGTTTACGTTTCCACCAAGGGCAGCGTCAAGCATCCCGTGACCGACGAAGTGCTGCCTCCCTCACCTCTGTTTGGCACCGCCGACGTGGCCGAGGGCTCGGATCCACGAGAGGCTCTCGCGGAATGGATGACGTCCCCGGACAACGACTACTTCGCTCAGGTTCAAGTCAATCGCGTGTGGGCACAGTTGATGGGTCGAGGCATCGTCGATCCGGTCGACGATCTTCGCAGCACCAATCCGCCCAGCAACCCAGCGCTGCTCGATGCCTTGGCCGAACACTTTCAACAATCCGGTTTTGATCAAAAGGACCTGATCAAAACCATCGTCCTGTCCAACGTTTACTCGCTCAGTTCCGTTCCCAACGAAACCAACGCGGCCGACCGACTGAACTACTCCCGTCACTACCGCCATCGGTTGCGAGCCGAAGTGCTGGCCCAAGCGGTCGCGGACGTGACCGAAACATCCGAATCGTTTTCCGCGTTGGCCCCCGAATCGCGAGCCAACCAAGTCTGGACGCACCGGATCGATTCGACGTTCCTGGATACGTTTGGCAGACCGGATGAGAACAAGGATCCACCCTGCGAACGCATCCCTGATTCATCCGTCACTCAAACGTTGCACCTGATGAACGCAAGGGAACTCGACGCACGTGTCCGAAGTGATTCCGGTCGTGCCGCGAGACTGGCCAATAGTGACTCATCACCCGCGGACATCGTGACGGATTTGTACTTGGCCATCTTCTCGCGAATGCCAAACGACGAAGAACGAAGCTATGCCGAGACACTGATTCGCGACTCCAGCAAGAAAACTGCCAGCAAGGAAGACACGGCGAATCAAAGCGGCGACAAAGAACAGAAGGAAACCACCGATGAAGGTCGTCGGCGTGTGATTGAGGACTTGATGTGGGCGATGATGAATTCGCCTGAGTTTATTATTCAAAACTGA
- a CDS encoding PPC domain-containing protein, which produces MAHAQIKLDRVFPPAVAVGAETAVTAEGTFPNWPPNIDCDVDQLSISAGKDSGKLTVKVAGDAAPGVAWIRFHDDQSMTALVPLILSSVDVFSETEPNDKRSEANPIELPIVVAGRLSKGGDSDAYRVSLKAGQTLVVSATANQVLKSPMDAVLQLTDLRGNVLFHSDDARGLDPQIVFTADSDQELLIRTFAFPETPNSTIGYAGSASFIYTLDVTTGPFVDHVAANEEKAVAFGYNLDDSIATVSNITESLSPPVATIPDALGWSWVSPVDESVHRVLPGGEFDGTLPALLFGHFLKADETHHYQFKANKGTKYHAEVRSKADGFLLDSKLTITDSKSGKTLASNDDMSSGGYDAGVDFTAAEDGTIDVAISEMLGEFGPRHFYQLSIRELKPECQLSMAEDHFVVTQAKPLQLSVSVNRKSGFNSKVKIAATDLPEGIQSDAVVSEPKGDTAKTVKLKLTAADNAIGHGRFRIQGTILDANDEPTEETIEATYSLRPSIPLTEFWLTVPPAPAKEASP; this is translated from the coding sequence TTGGCTCACGCACAAATCAAGCTGGATCGAGTGTTCCCGCCGGCGGTTGCCGTTGGTGCTGAAACAGCGGTCACCGCAGAAGGCACTTTTCCTAACTGGCCGCCCAACATCGATTGCGATGTCGACCAGCTTTCCATCTCGGCTGGCAAGGACTCCGGCAAGCTGACCGTCAAAGTCGCTGGCGATGCAGCACCGGGAGTCGCATGGATCCGATTCCACGACGATCAGTCCATGACCGCGTTGGTTCCGCTGATCCTCTCCTCCGTCGACGTGTTCTCTGAGACGGAACCCAATGACAAACGATCGGAAGCCAACCCAATTGAACTTCCCATCGTCGTCGCCGGCCGTTTGTCCAAGGGCGGCGACAGTGATGCCTACCGCGTGTCATTGAAAGCGGGCCAGACATTGGTCGTTTCGGCGACCGCGAACCAAGTCTTGAAGTCACCCATGGACGCGGTGCTTCAGTTGACGGACCTTCGCGGCAACGTGCTCTTCCATTCCGACGATGCCCGTGGATTGGACCCGCAAATCGTTTTCACCGCTGACTCAGATCAAGAACTCCTGATCCGAACTTTCGCGTTCCCCGAAACGCCCAACAGCACGATCGGCTACGCGGGATCAGCCTCATTCATTTACACGTTGGACGTGACCACCGGCCCGTTTGTCGATCATGTTGCTGCCAACGAAGAGAAGGCCGTTGCGTTTGGCTACAACCTCGACGATTCCATCGCGACGGTCTCAAACATCACCGAAAGCCTCTCGCCTCCCGTCGCGACGATCCCCGATGCCTTGGGGTGGTCTTGGGTGTCACCCGTTGATGAATCGGTTCATCGAGTCTTACCCGGTGGCGAGTTCGATGGAACGCTGCCCGCTTTGCTGTTCGGTCACTTCCTGAAAGCAGATGAAACGCATCACTATCAATTCAAGGCCAACAAAGGAACCAAGTACCACGCCGAAGTCCGTTCCAAGGCCGACGGATTTCTGCTCGATTCCAAGCTCACGATCACGGACTCAAAGTCAGGCAAAACACTGGCCAGCAACGACGACATGTCGTCCGGTGGCTACGACGCAGGAGTCGACTTCACCGCGGCCGAGGATGGAACCATCGACGTCGCGATCTCCGAGATGCTGGGTGAATTTGGCCCTCGACACTTCTATCAATTGTCGATTCGCGAATTGAAACCGGAGTGCCAACTTTCGATGGCTGAAGATCACTTTGTGGTCACTCAAGCGAAACCGCTGCAACTCAGCGTGTCCGTCAATCGCAAGTCGGGTTTCAACTCAAAAGTCAAAATCGCCGCGACGGATTTGCCCGAAGGGATCCAATCGGACGCCGTGGTTTCCGAACCCAAAGGCGACACCGCCAAGACGGTCAAACTGAAACTGACCGCCGCGGACAATGCGATCGGTCACGGTCGCTTTCGAATCCAGGGAACCATTTTGGACGCGAATGACGAGCCGACGGAAGAAACCATCGAGGCCACCTACAGTCTGCGGCCATCCAT
- a CDS encoding DUF1501 domain-containing protein, giving the protein MSNTWTNCEGLTRRDGLKLGLGGLIGGGLSGALSAQARASENSGSRRRNAQADACILVWMDGGPSHYETFDPKPDAPVEIRGAYQPIATQTPGIQFAQPMQKMAAISDDLAIVRSIRHDQGNHGAGNHYMMTGAPPRIPVGCGAFVSFHPSLGSVVSKEIGAPHGIPAYFSLPRMSRSGGPNFLGSKYAPFVVPDNPNSSSFRVRDVTIPTGLTDGRFSSRQQIRQRIDTMMRFNDASVADPTLAVDEFYQQSLQIISSKEAQAAFDIHQESDEVRDAYGRNPFGQQALLARRLVGAGVPFVTLYSGGWDHHVDIFNALDKKLPPFEATVAALISDLKQQGMLERTLVVVLGEFGRTPKINERGGRDHWSNAMSVVFAGGQTRGGQVIGATDRQGYAAVERVLSPENFVSTIYEKLGIDPGQMMYTGEGRPTHLVSDATPITELMS; this is encoded by the coding sequence ATGTCGAACACTTGGACAAACTGTGAAGGACTGACGCGCCGCGACGGTCTGAAATTGGGTCTTGGCGGACTGATTGGCGGAGGCCTATCAGGAGCCTTGAGTGCGCAAGCTCGCGCGTCGGAGAACTCCGGTTCCCGCCGTCGCAACGCTCAGGCGGATGCCTGCATCTTGGTTTGGATGGACGGTGGGCCCAGTCACTACGAAACGTTTGACCCCAAACCAGATGCGCCCGTCGAGATCCGTGGTGCCTACCAGCCCATCGCGACTCAAACGCCCGGCATCCAGTTCGCCCAACCGATGCAAAAGATGGCGGCGATCAGCGATGACCTGGCAATCGTCCGTTCGATTCGGCACGACCAGGGCAACCACGGTGCCGGCAATCACTACATGATGACCGGGGCCCCGCCTCGCATTCCGGTTGGTTGTGGTGCGTTCGTCAGTTTTCACCCCAGCCTCGGCAGCGTGGTCTCCAAAGAGATCGGCGCCCCCCACGGGATCCCCGCCTACTTTTCTCTGCCCCGCATGTCGCGTTCGGGCGGACCGAATTTCCTCGGCAGCAAGTACGCACCGTTCGTCGTTCCTGACAATCCGAACAGTTCCAGCTTTCGCGTGCGCGATGTCACGATCCCCACAGGACTCACCGACGGCCGTTTCAGTTCCCGACAACAGATCCGCCAACGCATCGACACGATGATGCGTTTCAATGACGCCAGCGTCGCCGATCCAACCTTGGCAGTCGATGAGTTCTATCAGCAGAGCCTGCAAATCATCAGCAGCAAAGAAGCCCAAGCCGCGTTCGACATTCACCAAGAATCCGACGAAGTCCGCGATGCCTATGGACGAAACCCGTTTGGCCAGCAAGCCTTGCTCGCTCGGCGATTGGTCGGTGCCGGCGTTCCTTTCGTGACGCTCTACAGCGGTGGCTGGGATCATCACGTCGACATTTTCAATGCACTCGATAAGAAACTGCCGCCTTTCGAAGCAACGGTTGCGGCGTTGATCTCCGACCTCAAACAACAGGGCATGCTCGAACGCACCTTGGTCGTTGTCCTGGGTGAGTTCGGACGGACACCCAAGATCAACGAACGCGGCGGACGCGACCATTGGTCCAATGCGATGAGCGTCGTGTTCGCAGGCGGGCAGACGCGGGGCGGACAAGTCATCGGGGCGACCGACCGACAAGGTTACGCGGCGGTCGAACGAGTCCTCTCGCCAGAAAATTTCGTGTCGACCATCTACGAGAAACTCGGCATCGATCCGGGCCAAATGATGTACACCGGCGAAGGACGCCCCACACACTTGGTCAGCGACGCGACTCCAATCACCGAGTTGATGAGCTAG